A DNA window from Mucilaginibacter xinganensis contains the following coding sequences:
- a CDS encoding GNAT family N-acetyltransferase, whose protein sequence is MTALNYDQNMNYILEDERVLLRPLLESDYYNLLPFALNEPDTWKYSYLSARGADGMRRYIDDAVTNKATGKEYPFIVYDKQSQSYAGSTRFYDILPAWQTVQLGYTWYGEKFRGTGLNKHCKYLLLQFAFETLNALRVEFRADARNELSISAMKSIGCVPEGILRNNMPLQEGGRRDSIVLSILQEEWESVIKARLKQRL, encoded by the coding sequence ATGACAGCGCTAAACTATGATCAAAATATGAACTACATACTGGAAGACGAGCGCGTGTTGCTGAGGCCCTTGCTTGAAAGCGATTACTATAATCTGTTGCCTTTTGCGCTGAACGAACCTGATACATGGAAATATTCTTATTTAAGCGCCCGCGGGGCCGATGGCATGCGCAGGTATATTGATGACGCTGTTACCAACAAAGCTACAGGGAAAGAATACCCGTTTATTGTATATGATAAGCAAAGCCAAAGCTATGCCGGCAGCACCCGTTTTTATGATATTTTGCCTGCATGGCAAACCGTTCAGCTAGGTTACACCTGGTATGGCGAAAAATTCAGGGGTACCGGCTTAAACAAGCATTGCAAATATTTGCTGTTGCAGTTTGCCTTTGAAACGTTAAATGCTTTAAGGGTTGAATTTAGAGCCGACGCAAGAAATGAACTAAGTATTTCAGCAATGAAAAGCATTGGCTGCGTACCGGAGGGGATATTGAGAAACAATATGCCGCTGCAGGAAGGCGGACGGCGGGACTCAATTGTTTTAAGTATATTACAGGAAGAATGGGAAAGCGTAATTAAAGCCCGCTTAAAACAAAGACTATAA
- a CDS encoding pyridoxal phosphate-dependent decarboxylase family protein has translation MNEISSKPEIGLDPVDWDDIKTLGHQIIDDMVDYLKGIGEKPVWTPVPQLVKAELSTPLPHQPENIFDVYRDFKQNIFPYHGGNIHPKYFSWVQGTGTPMGAFADLLAGVMNSNTAIGDQSALYVDKQVINWCKQLMNYPATGSGILVSGGSIANITGLIVARNTIIANAKNAGVYAAPGKLIAYCSSETHNCIGKAAEVIGIGNQQLRKIAVNDNFEIDTEALKAKIKEDKDAGFLPFCIIGNAGTVNTGAIDPLSELLQIARKEKIWFHIDGAFGALAKLAPAYRDKLKAIEEADSVAFDLHKWMYMQYEVGCVLFKDATAHKAAFATTVNYLTAHDRGLAAGPETISNYGMELSRGFKALKVWMSLKEHGADKYAAMISQNIDQAFYLGNQVSKHPELELMASVTMNVVCFRYNPGNMDDNQLNILNKELLMRMQEKGIAAPSSTLLNGNYVIRAAITNHRTRRSHLDEMINGTIAIGDTLVKTYDSRLFKFDFLIQ, from the coding sequence ATGAATGAAATAAGTTCAAAGCCAGAAATTGGGCTAGACCCTGTAGATTGGGATGATATTAAAACTTTAGGCCATCAAATAATTGATGACATGGTCGATTATTTAAAAGGCATTGGTGAAAAACCGGTATGGACTCCGGTACCTCAACTGGTAAAAGCCGAACTAAGTACGCCCCTGCCCCATCAACCTGAAAATATCTTTGATGTTTACCGGGATTTTAAGCAAAATATTTTTCCTTATCACGGCGGTAATATCCATCCAAAATACTTTTCTTGGGTACAGGGTACGGGTACACCAATGGGCGCATTTGCAGACTTACTGGCAGGGGTAATGAACAGCAATACTGCTATTGGCGATCAAAGTGCCTTGTATGTGGATAAGCAGGTTATCAACTGGTGTAAACAATTGATGAATTACCCGGCAACAGGTAGCGGCATATTAGTTAGCGGCGGCTCTATAGCTAATATTACAGGTCTTATTGTTGCACGCAATACCATTATTGCCAATGCAAAAAATGCCGGCGTTTATGCTGCTCCCGGCAAATTAATTGCCTATTGCAGCAGCGAAACCCACAACTGTATTGGTAAAGCCGCCGAAGTAATTGGTATAGGCAACCAGCAATTGAGAAAGATAGCGGTAAATGATAATTTTGAAATTGATACAGAAGCGCTGAAAGCTAAAATTAAGGAGGACAAGGACGCAGGTTTTCTTCCGTTCTGCATAATTGGCAATGCAGGCACTGTAAACACCGGGGCTATTGACCCGTTAAGTGAACTTTTGCAAATAGCACGCAAAGAAAAGATCTGGTTTCATATTGACGGCGCTTTCGGCGCATTGGCCAAATTAGCCCCGGCTTACAGGGACAAGCTTAAAGCAATTGAAGAAGCCGACAGCGTTGCCTTTGACCTGCATAAGTGGATGTATATGCAATATGAAGTAGGCTGCGTGTTATTTAAAGATGCGACAGCACACAAGGCTGCCTTTGCAACAACAGTTAACTATCTGACTGCCCATGACAGGGGCCTGGCAGCCGGTCCCGAAACCATTTCGAACTATGGCATGGAACTTTCAAGGGGCTTTAAAGCCCTGAAGGTTTGGATGAGCCTAAAAGAACATGGCGCTGATAAATATGCCGCTATGATATCACAAAACATTGACCAGGCGTTTTACCTGGGCAACCAGGTTAGTAAGCATCCTGAGTTAGAATTGATGGCTTCAGTTACCATGAACGTAGTGTGCTTTAGGTACAACCCGGGAAATATGGATGATAATCAGTTAAATATTTTAAACAAAGAACTATTGATGAGGATGCAGGAAAAAGGAATAGCTGCCCCTTCGAGCACATTATTAAATGGTAATTATGTTATTCGCGCAGCCATAACTAATCATCGTACCCGGCGCAGCCATTTGGATGAAATGATAAACGGCACCATTGCAATCGGTGATACCCTGGTAAAAACGTACGATTCAAGATTATTCAAATTTGACTTTTTAATACAGTAA
- a CDS encoding aminotransferase-like domain-containing protein, whose amino-acid sequence MVNSLTRTTKPDEDFLYMQIADRLGSQINQLILRTGEKLPSVRALSQEQGISLSTAYKAYVQLEIRGLIEARPKSGYYVRYTPARSFNEPKRERLAGESEKVSLDEMIAMVYRNFSADSIVKLSMASPALSLLPLAKLNKSMAEAVRLSADSCISYEAVQGNANLRTHIARQAFAWGGNILPDDVVTTQGCMEALVFCLSAVTKPGDVVAIECPTYFGIFSTVQSLGLKIVEIPTSSTEGPDLDYLAKAINLHQIKVCLFVPTFSNPLGYCMTNEKKKKLVELLAKNEVPLIEDDIYGEMYFGRTRPRTCKSYDAKGLVMLCSSVSKTLAPGYRVGWCIPGRFKAQIINLKLMHSLSSASPTHAAIGHFFETGRYDLHMRNLRKALHTQCLRYTQAITEYFPDDVKVSRPEGGYVLWIELNKKVDAFELYKQAIAFKISISPGQIFSTDSRFTNFIRISFGTPYNEEIDKSLKKLGQLMSEF is encoded by the coding sequence ATGGTTAATAGCTTAACACGTACCACCAAGCCTGATGAAGACTTTTTGTATATGCAAATTGCCGACAGGTTGGGCAGCCAGATCAATCAGCTGATATTAAGGACCGGAGAAAAATTGCCTTCTGTTCGCGCTTTGAGTCAGGAGCAAGGGATAAGCCTGAGCACAGCATATAAGGCTTATGTGCAGTTAGAGATCAGGGGATTAATAGAAGCAAGGCCAAAATCCGGCTATTACGTGCGGTACACACCCGCCCGTTCCTTTAACGAGCCAAAACGCGAACGGCTTGCGGGCGAATCAGAAAAGGTAAGTCTTGACGAGATGATCGCTATGGTGTATCGTAATTTTTCGGCGGATAGTATTGTCAAATTATCCATGGCTTCACCCGCCTTATCTCTGTTGCCGCTGGCTAAACTTAATAAATCAATGGCAGAGGCTGTTCGTTTAAGCGCTGATAGCTGTATCAGCTATGAGGCTGTTCAGGGCAATGCAAATTTAAGAACACACATAGCACGGCAGGCTTTTGCCTGGGGAGGTAATATATTACCTGACGATGTTGTAACGACGCAAGGCTGTATGGAAGCTCTTGTGTTTTGCCTGAGTGCGGTAACCAAACCGGGCGATGTGGTAGCAATTGAATGCCCAACATATTTCGGGATCTTCAGCACTGTACAAAGCCTGGGCCTTAAAATTGTAGAGATCCCTACCAGCTCAACCGAAGGCCCCGACCTGGATTATTTAGCAAAGGCAATCAATCTGCATCAAATAAAAGTTTGTTTGTTTGTCCCCACCTTTAGTAACCCATTAGGTTATTGTATGACCAATGAAAAGAAAAAGAAGCTGGTTGAACTGTTAGCCAAAAATGAAGTGCCACTTATTGAGGATGATATTTATGGTGAAATGTATTTTGGCAGAACCAGGCCACGCACCTGCAAGAGTTACGATGCTAAAGGTTTGGTTATGTTATGCTCGTCAGTATCAAAAACACTGGCACCCGGCTATCGGGTAGGCTGGTGCATTCCGGGCAGGTTTAAGGCGCAGATCATTAATTTAAAATTGATGCACTCGCTTTCATCAGCATCGCCAACACATGCGGCAATCGGCCACTTTTTCGAAACAGGCAGATATGACCTGCACATGCGAAACCTGCGTAAGGCGCTGCACACGCAGTGTTTAAGATATACCCAGGCCATTACTGAATACTTTCCGGACGACGTTAAGGTTAGCAGGCCGGAGGGTGGTTATGTATTATGGATTGAACTAAATAAAAAAGTTGATGCTTTTGAACTTTATAAACAGGCTATTGCATTTAAAATTAGCATCTCTCCGGGACAAATCTTCAGTACTGACAGCCGCTTTACCAATTTTATAAGGATCAGTTTTGGAACGCCATATAATGAAGAAATTGATAAAAGCCTTAAAAAATTAGGACAATTAATGAGCGAATTTTAA
- a CDS encoding DinB family protein produces the protein MIQSSLTHRLKDQHRAITPIIIKLNDRQIQQHVIRGKWSIHEHIAHLAKYQPVFIDRVRKILLMDNPEFEKYSAEDDDGFEIYCAFTTYELLKKISTDREVIYNLVTKLSPDKLDRKGSHPQYGKLDILEWTEFFLLHEAHHLFAIFQLTHSII, from the coding sequence ATGATCCAATCTTCCTTAACACACCGTCTAAAAGATCAGCACAGGGCAATTACCCCCATTATTATAAAGCTCAATGACAGGCAAATACAACAACATGTAATTCGTGGTAAATGGAGCATTCATGAACATATTGCCCATTTGGCCAAATATCAGCCTGTTTTTATCGACAGGGTGCGTAAAATATTATTAATGGATAACCCTGAATTTGAAAAGTATAGCGCTGAGGATGATGATGGCTTTGAGATTTATTGCGCGTTTACCACCTATGAGTTGCTGAAAAAGATCTCGACTGACAGGGAAGTGATTTATAATCTTGTAACTAAATTATCGCCTGATAAGCTTGACCGAAAGGGCTCGCATCCCCAATATGGAAAGTTAGATATATTAGAATGGACCGAGTTTTTTCTACTGCATGAAGCACACCATTTATTTGCTATTTTTCAATTGACGCATAGTATCATATAA
- a CDS encoding ABC transporter ATP-binding protein has translation MPADKPKQPGIFSLLKPYSGLVFLLILFALFSNSVNLWLPKIIAHGIDDYIHSMMRRVHFDTGPVIIKFTLAVVFVFICSYLQSIIQTYTSERVARDLRTRLSDKISRQSYAFVEQVNPSKLLTNLTADVDSIKLFVSQALVSIVSSVFIIVGASILLLTINWKLALCVIAIIPIIGGTFFYVLKKVRKLFIQSREVIDWLNKVINESILGAALIRVINSQQLEFDKFLQANTKAKDFGLSILRLFAGLIPVITFSANIAMLSILALGGHFVINGTMSLGDFSAFNSYLAQLIFPILVIGFMSNIIAQATASFQRINMVLNASDNVETGVLKTTLLGNIQINDVSLSYGQKPALKSITMDIKAGSKIAVIGPTAAGKTQLLYLLTGLIKPGSGTILFDGKSIDEYDSEVFYKQVGFVFQDSIIFNMSIRENIAFSDTVTDESLQKAIDTAELREFVESLPEKLSTVVSERGSSLSGGQKQRIMLARALAINPKVLLLDDFTARVDANTENKILANIQKNYPGLTLLSVTQKIASVAHYDQIILLMQGEIVASGKHDDLLKTSPEYVQIYNSQQSTSNYELQPK, from the coding sequence ATGCCTGCAGACAAACCAAAACAACCGGGAATTTTCAGCTTGCTAAAGCCATATTCGGGACTGGTATTTTTGCTGATATTATTTGCGTTGTTTAGCAACAGTGTAAACTTATGGCTCCCTAAAATAATTGCACATGGTATTGATGATTATATTCATAGCATGATGCGGAGGGTTCATTTCGATACAGGTCCGGTTATTATCAAATTTACACTGGCGGTAGTGTTTGTTTTTATTTGTTCGTATCTGCAAAGTATCATTCAGACCTATACCTCTGAAAGGGTGGCCCGCGACCTGAGAACAAGGCTTTCGGACAAGATTTCACGCCAAAGCTATGCTTTTGTTGAGCAGGTAAATCCATCAAAGCTTTTAACCAACCTTACTGCAGATGTTGATTCCATAAAGTTATTTGTATCGCAGGCGCTGGTATCAATCGTATCATCAGTATTTATTATTGTGGGTGCCAGTATTTTGCTGTTAACCATCAACTGGAAATTGGCGTTGTGCGTTATTGCTATCATTCCTATAATTGGGGGTACGTTTTTTTACGTGTTAAAAAAGGTACGAAAGCTTTTTATACAAAGCCGCGAGGTTATTGACTGGTTGAACAAGGTAATAAACGAAAGTATCTTAGGAGCGGCATTAATAAGGGTTATCAATTCGCAACAGCTGGAGTTTGATAAGTTTTTACAGGCCAATACCAAAGCCAAAGATTTCGGCCTTTCCATTTTGCGGCTATTCGCCGGCCTTATCCCCGTAATTACATTTTCAGCAAATATTGCCATGCTCAGCATTTTGGCGCTGGGAGGGCACTTTGTTATTAATGGGACAATGAGCCTGGGCGATTTCTCGGCTTTTAACAGCTATCTGGCGCAGTTAATATTTCCAATCCTCGTTATTGGCTTCATGAGCAATATTATAGCCCAGGCAACGGCTTCATTTCAAAGGATAAACATGGTTTTGAATGCGTCGGACAATGTTGAAACCGGTGTTTTAAAAACGACTTTATTGGGAAATATTCAAATAAATGATGTTTCATTGTCTTATGGGCAAAAGCCTGCGCTTAAATCTATAACGATGGATATAAAAGCTGGGTCTAAAATTGCGGTTATAGGTCCAACAGCTGCGGGTAAAACGCAGCTGCTTTACCTGCTTACCGGTTTAATTAAGCCTGGTAGCGGAACCATATTGTTTGATGGCAAGAGTATTGACGAGTACGACAGCGAGGTGTTTTACAAGCAGGTGGGGTTTGTTTTTCAGGACAGCATTATTTTTAACATGAGCATTCGTGAAAATATAGCTTTCAGCGACACTGTCACTGATGAATCGTTACAAAAAGCGATAGATACTGCCGAATTGAGAGAGTTCGTCGAAAGTCTTCCTGAGAAGCTCAGTACCGTAGTATCGGAACGAGGCTCGAGCTTGTCCGGGGGACAAAAGCAGCGCATCATGCTGGCGCGGGCGCTTGCAATCAATCCAAAGGTGTTGTTGCTGGATGACTTCACAGCACGGGTTGACGCCAATACCGAAAATAAGATATTGGCAAATATTCAAAAAAACTATCCGGGTTTAACCTTGCTTTCGGTCACTCAAAAAATAGCATCCGTAGCACATTACGACCAGATAATTTTATTGATGCAGGGCGAAATTGTAGCCAGCGGCAAGCACGACGACCTGCTGAAAACAAGCCCTGAATACGTACAGATCTATAATTCGCAACAAAGTACCAGCAATTATGAACTACAACCTAAATGA
- a CDS encoding ABC transporter ATP-binding protein gives MNYNLNELQAKAQKTSTWASLNKLLQLIAHERRNLWLAFFTILVTSTINLMGPLVIGKTIDNYIFTAHKNYYGVLVNCGILFCMYLVSLVTSYVQTMLMGGVGQRMLFTLRNAIFNKLQLLPVGFFNQNKAGDLISRVNNDTDKLNQFFSQSLMQFIGSIATMLGAGIFLLAINIKLGAATLIPAVIILIFTSATSAWVKRKNAVNLKSVGGMSAEIQESLNNFKVIIAFNRRDYFRKRFDEANQENYRTSIGAGIANNSYVPVYGLFSSLAQLIVLAYGIYLVSKGELGIGLLAVSFLSYANNFYNPLRQLAALWTNFQVAMAGWDRISQILSLDSDLAIETSAETEPNAPLLEFRNVYFGYEADKEILHNISFQLESGKTYALVGPTGGGKTTTASLIARLYDPDKGQVLLNGKNIRSYEPVDRTKKIGFILQEPFLFTGTVRENILYGNDLYVNYNNEQLEQVIREANLGSLLAIFESGMDTKVLSGGDSISLGQKQLIAFMRAVLRNPELLILDEATANIDTITEKLLSDILNNLPATTTRVIIAHRLNTIENADEIFFVNSGEVVRAGSFDHAMDMLLQGKRVS, from the coding sequence ATGAACTACAACCTAAATGAGCTGCAGGCAAAGGCGCAAAAAACCTCAACCTGGGCGTCTTTAAATAAACTGCTACAGTTGATTGCGCACGAAAGGAGAAACCTTTGGCTGGCTTTTTTTACCATATTGGTCACCTCAACCATAAACTTAATGGGGCCGCTGGTTATTGGTAAAACCATTGATAATTACATTTTTACAGCGCACAAAAATTATTATGGGGTATTGGTAAATTGCGGTATTTTGTTTTGCATGTACCTCGTTTCGCTGGTAACCAGTTATGTGCAAACTATGCTGATGGGTGGAGTAGGGCAGCGCATGTTATTTACCCTCCGTAACGCTATTTTTAATAAATTGCAGTTATTGCCGGTAGGTTTTTTCAATCAGAATAAAGCGGGAGATCTCATCTCACGGGTTAATAATGACACGGATAAACTTAACCAGTTCTTCTCGCAGTCTTTAATGCAATTTATTGGCAGCATAGCCACCATGCTTGGCGCAGGGATATTTTTACTGGCTATTAATATCAAGCTTGGTGCAGCAACGCTTATTCCGGCGGTTATTATCTTAATTTTTACCAGCGCTACATCAGCATGGGTTAAAAGAAAGAATGCAGTGAACTTAAAAAGTGTTGGAGGTATGAGTGCCGAAATACAGGAAAGCCTGAATAATTTCAAGGTAATCATTGCTTTTAATCGCCGCGATTATTTTCGTAAACGTTTTGACGAGGCGAATCAGGAGAATTATAGGACGTCCATAGGTGCAGGTATCGCCAATAACTCGTATGTACCCGTGTACGGCTTATTCTCAAGCCTTGCGCAGCTTATTGTATTGGCCTATGGTATTTATTTGGTATCGAAAGGCGAGTTGGGCATTGGATTACTTGCGGTAAGCTTTTTATCATATGCTAACAACTTTTACAATCCTTTAAGGCAGCTGGCTGCATTGTGGACAAATTTCCAGGTTGCTATGGCGGGTTGGGACAGGATCTCGCAGATTCTTTCTTTGGATTCAGATCTGGCAATTGAGACGAGCGCCGAAACAGAGCCAAATGCGCCCCTTTTGGAATTCAGGAATGTGTATTTTGGCTATGAGGCTGATAAAGAAATTTTACATAACATAAGTTTTCAACTCGAATCAGGTAAAACTTATGCGCTTGTTGGCCCCACAGGTGGCGGGAAAACTACCACGGCGTCATTGATAGCCAGGTTATATGACCCTGATAAAGGACAGGTTTTACTTAACGGGAAAAACATCAGGAGTTATGAACCCGTTGATCGTACGAAAAAGATAGGGTTTATTTTACAGGAGCCATTTCTGTTTACGGGTACCGTGCGTGAAAATATTTTATATGGCAATGATCTGTACGTTAACTATAACAATGAACAATTGGAACAGGTAATCCGCGAGGCCAATCTGGGTAGTTTATTGGCTATATTTGAGAGCGGCATGGATACAAAAGTGCTATCAGGTGGTGATAGCATCAGTCTTGGGCAAAAACAACTGATCGCTTTTATGCGTGCTGTTTTACGAAACCCCGAATTACTTATTTTAGATGAAGCAACTGCAAACATTGATACGATTACTGAAAAATTATTAAGTGATATTTTAAATAACCTGCCTGCAACAACAACCCGCGTAATTATAGCACACAGGCTGAATACGATTGAAAATGCAGACGAAATATTCTTCGTTAACTCGGGCGAAGTGGTTCGCGCCGGGTCGTTCGATCACGCAATGGACATGTTATTACAGGGAAAAAGAGTTAGTTGA
- a CDS encoding NUDIX hydrolase — MQRYTGQKRILVATDCIIFGFDGWNLKLLLVQRNIEPEKNKWSLMGGFIQPSESPEDAANRVLELRTGLKNVYMEQFQVFGKPDRDPVERTLSIAYFALIDIHQYEQQISDEYHAEWFLLKDVPELIFDHNEMVKLAQRQLRYKAALHPILFQLLPEKFTIPQLQALYEGVYNTTFDDRNFSRKLLSTGLLVKLAEKDKFSSKKGAFYYKLDQSHYTENFERFLNLVPNPDKFF, encoded by the coding sequence ATGCAGAGATATACAGGTCAGAAACGAATTTTAGTTGCTACAGATTGTATAATTTTCGGATTTGACGGATGGAATTTAAAATTACTGCTCGTTCAGCGTAACATTGAGCCCGAAAAAAACAAATGGAGCCTTATGGGAGGTTTTATTCAGCCATCGGAGTCTCCGGAGGATGCTGCGAACCGGGTTTTAGAATTACGTACTGGTTTGAAAAATGTTTACATGGAGCAATTTCAGGTATTTGGCAAGCCTGACCGGGACCCGGTTGAGCGAACGCTATCCATCGCTTATTTTGCGCTTATTGATATTCACCAGTATGAACAACAGATAAGTGATGAATACCATGCAGAATGGTTTTTGCTTAAGGATGTGCCTGAACTGATCTTTGACCATAATGAAATGGTTAAACTAGCTCAAAGGCAGTTGCGCTATAAAGCGGCACTGCACCCGATTTTATTCCAGTTACTCCCCGAAAAATTCACTATTCCACAACTCCAGGCCCTTTACGAAGGCGTTTATAACACCACGTTTGATGACCGTAACTTTAGCCGCAAACTTTTATCAACAGGCTTGCTGGTTAAGCTGGCCGAAAAAGATAAATTTTCGTCTAAAAAAGGAGCGTTTTATTACAAGCTCGATCAATCACACTATACCGAAAACTTTGAAAGATTTTTAAATTTAGTGCCTAATCCTGACAAGTTTTTTTAG